One window of the Candidatus Dependentiae bacterium genome contains the following:
- the rpsT gene encoding 30S ribosomal protein S20 — MPNIKSAKKRVKQTEKKSVRNLARKSAIKTATKKVLVALEEQDVAQAKELLKDVSAQLSRAKSKGLIHAGTAARKMSRLAKKVAQADRA, encoded by the coding sequence ATGCCAAATATTAAATCTGCAAAAAAACGCGTAAAACAAACAGAAAAAAAATCAGTACGTAATCTTGCACGCAAATCTGCAATCAAAACAGCAACTAAAAAAGTATTAGTAGCGCTTGAAGAACAAGATGTTGCACAAGCAAAAGAATTATTGAAAGACGTGAGTGCCCAATTAAGCCGTGCAAAAAGCAAAGGCTTAATCCATGCCGGTACCGCAGCTCGCAAAATGAGTCGCTTGGCAAAAAAAGTTGCACAAGCTGATCGTGCGTAA
- the rpmB gene encoding 50S ribosomal protein L28, with protein sequence MARICAVCNKGPSVGMNVSNANNRTKKWVYPNVHAMRFTLVGSSKNTVHRGKVCTKCVKAGKVQKVI encoded by the coding sequence ATGGCAAGAATTTGTGCAGTATGCAACAAAGGTCCAAGCGTTGGCATGAATGTTAGTAATGCAAATAACCGTACAAAAAAATGGGTATATCCGAATGTTCACGCTATGCGTTTTACCCTAGTTGGCAGTAGCAAGAACACCGTGCACCGTGGTAAAGTTTGTACTAAGTGTGTAAAAGCTGGTAAAGTTCAAAAAGTTATTTAA